Proteins encoded together in one Quercus lobata isolate SW786 chromosome 3, ValleyOak3.0 Primary Assembly, whole genome shotgun sequence window:
- the LOC115981862 gene encoding uncharacterized protein LOC115981862 isoform X1 has translation MPPLLNCECSFEKKELREMEMDMYRCVECGFRIKTLFVQYSPGNIRLMKCLLTDVFLGNLLFLGTFLLATKIFLSKSAGSLRIKDILLAILISSYLKMFLIVMMVWEFPSSVIFITDLFVLSSNTVAVKVMTESAMSRCIGACFSAHAVKIFTTQEGLAKIKEVLDTVMNIYMKTMTEDDDKEVVAQACMSIADIIKEYGYVAIEQYVPRLVDATLVLLREESCCQQEESDGDIDDDDTKHDEELMDAVSDLLPAFARSMGSHFAPIFAKLFDPLMKFARAARPLQDRTMVVACLAEVAQDMGPPIAAYVDVP, from the exons ATGCCACCCCTTCTCAATTGTGAGTGTAGCTTTGAGAAGAAAGAGCTTAGAGAGATGGAGATGGATATGTACAGATGTGTGGAATGTGGGTTTCGGATCAAAACACTGTTCGTGCAGTACTCACCTGGAAACATCCGACTCATGAAATGC TTGTTGACAGATGTCTTTCTTGGCAATCTTTTGTTTCTTGGTACTTTTCTTCTTGCAACAAAGATATTTCTGAGCAAATCAGCTGGAAGCCTAAG GATTAAAGATATTTTGCTTGCAATCTTGATTTCAAGTTACCTCAAGATGTTTCTTATCGTCATGATG GTCTGGGAGTTTCCATCTTCTGTGATTTTCATCACTGATCTATTTGTTTTATCATCCAACACAGTGGCAGTAAAAG TGATGACTGAATCAGCTATGAGTAGATGCATAGGAGCCTGCTTCAGTGCACATGCTGTTAAGATTTTCACCACTCAG GAAGGACtggcaaaaataaaagaagttcTTG ATACTGTGATGAATATTTATATGAAGACTATGACTGAAGATGATGACAAGGAAGTTGTCGCTCAAGCTTGTATGAGCATAGCTGATATCATCAAGGAATATGGATACGTGGCCATTGAGCAAT ATGTGCCTCGGCTTGTTGATGCTACTTTGGTATTGCTCCGAGAAGAATCTTGTTGTCAGCAAGAAGAATCTGACGGtgacattgatgatgatgataccAAACATGATGAAGAGCTTATGGATGCAGTTTCTGATCTTCTTCCTGCATTTGCCAGGTCCATGGGTTCTCATTTTGCACCTATCTTTGCAAAGTTATTCGATCCTTTAATGAAATTTGCG AGAGCTGCACGCCCTCTGCAAGATCGTACTATGGTGGTTGCTTGCCTCGCTGAAGTAGCTCAGGATATGGGTCCTCCAATTGCTGCCTATGTCGAT GTGCCTTGA
- the LOC115981862 gene encoding uncharacterized protein LOC115981862 isoform X3 yields MCGMWVSDQNTVRAVLTWKHPTHEMHVFLGNLLFLGTFLLATKIFLSKSAGSLRIKDILLAILISSYLKMFLIVMMVWEFPSSVIFITDLFVLSSNTVAVKVMTESAMSRCIGACFSAHAVKIFTTQEGLAKIKEVLDTVMNIYMKTMTEDDDKEVVAQACMSIADIIKEYGYVAIEQYVPRLVDATLVLLREESCCQQEESDGDIDDDDTKHDEELMDAVSDLLPAFARSMGSHFAPIFAKLFDPLMKFARAARPLQDRTMVVACLAEVAQDMGPPIAAYVDVP; encoded by the exons ATGTGTGGAATGTGGGTTTCGGATCAAAACACTGTTCGTGCAGTACTCACCTGGAAACATCCGACTCATGAAATGC ATGTCTTTCTTGGCAATCTTTTGTTTCTTGGTACTTTTCTTCTTGCAACAAAGATATTTCTGAGCAAATCAGCTGGAAGCCTAAG GATTAAAGATATTTTGCTTGCAATCTTGATTTCAAGTTACCTCAAGATGTTTCTTATCGTCATGATG GTCTGGGAGTTTCCATCTTCTGTGATTTTCATCACTGATCTATTTGTTTTATCATCCAACACAGTGGCAGTAAAAG TGATGACTGAATCAGCTATGAGTAGATGCATAGGAGCCTGCTTCAGTGCACATGCTGTTAAGATTTTCACCACTCAG GAAGGACtggcaaaaataaaagaagttcTTG ATACTGTGATGAATATTTATATGAAGACTATGACTGAAGATGATGACAAGGAAGTTGTCGCTCAAGCTTGTATGAGCATAGCTGATATCATCAAGGAATATGGATACGTGGCCATTGAGCAAT ATGTGCCTCGGCTTGTTGATGCTACTTTGGTATTGCTCCGAGAAGAATCTTGTTGTCAGCAAGAAGAATCTGACGGtgacattgatgatgatgataccAAACATGATGAAGAGCTTATGGATGCAGTTTCTGATCTTCTTCCTGCATTTGCCAGGTCCATGGGTTCTCATTTTGCACCTATCTTTGCAAAGTTATTCGATCCTTTAATGAAATTTGCG AGAGCTGCACGCCCTCTGCAAGATCGTACTATGGTGGTTGCTTGCCTCGCTGAAGTAGCTCAGGATATGGGTCCTCCAATTGCTGCCTATGTCGAT GTGCCTTGA
- the LOC115981862 gene encoding uncharacterized protein LOC115981862 isoform X4, with protein MPPLLNCECSFEKKELREMEMDMYRCVECGFRIKTLFVQYSPGNIRLMKCLLTDVFLGNLLFLGTFLLATKIFLSKSAGSLRIKDILLAILISSYLKMFLIVMMVWEFPSSVIFITDLFVLSSNTVAVKVMTESAMSRCIGACFSAHAVKIFTTQEGLAKIKEVLDTVMNIYMKTMTEDDDKEVVAQACMSIADIIKEYGYVAIEQYVPRLVDATLVLLREESCCQQEESDGDIDDDDTKHDEELMDAVSDLLPAFARELHALCKIVLWWLLASLK; from the exons ATGCCACCCCTTCTCAATTGTGAGTGTAGCTTTGAGAAGAAAGAGCTTAGAGAGATGGAGATGGATATGTACAGATGTGTGGAATGTGGGTTTCGGATCAAAACACTGTTCGTGCAGTACTCACCTGGAAACATCCGACTCATGAAATGC TTGTTGACAGATGTCTTTCTTGGCAATCTTTTGTTTCTTGGTACTTTTCTTCTTGCAACAAAGATATTTCTGAGCAAATCAGCTGGAAGCCTAAG GATTAAAGATATTTTGCTTGCAATCTTGATTTCAAGTTACCTCAAGATGTTTCTTATCGTCATGATG GTCTGGGAGTTTCCATCTTCTGTGATTTTCATCACTGATCTATTTGTTTTATCATCCAACACAGTGGCAGTAAAAG TGATGACTGAATCAGCTATGAGTAGATGCATAGGAGCCTGCTTCAGTGCACATGCTGTTAAGATTTTCACCACTCAG GAAGGACtggcaaaaataaaagaagttcTTG ATACTGTGATGAATATTTATATGAAGACTATGACTGAAGATGATGACAAGGAAGTTGTCGCTCAAGCTTGTATGAGCATAGCTGATATCATCAAGGAATATGGATACGTGGCCATTGAGCAAT ATGTGCCTCGGCTTGTTGATGCTACTTTGGTATTGCTCCGAGAAGAATCTTGTTGTCAGCAAGAAGAATCTGACGGtgacattgatgatgatgataccAAACATGATGAAGAGCTTATGGATGCAGTTTCTGATCTTCTTCCTGCATTTGCCAG AGAGCTGCACGCCCTCTGCAAGATCGTACTATGGTGGTTGCTTGCCTCGCTGAAGTAG
- the LOC115981862 gene encoding uncharacterized protein LOC115981862 isoform X2, producing the protein MPPLLNCECSFEKKELREMEMDMYRCVECGFRIKTLFVQYSPGNIRLMKCLLTDVFLGNLLFLGTFLLATKIFLSKSAGSLRIKDILLAILISSYLKMFLIVMMVWEFPSSVIFITDLFVLSSNTVAVKVMTESAMSRCIGACFSAHAVKIFTTQEGLAKIKEVLDTVMNIYMKTMTEDDDKEVVAQACMSIADIIKEYGYVAIEQYVPRLVDATLVLLREESCCQQEESDGDIDDDDTKHDEELMDAVSDLLPAFARSMGSHFAPIFAKLFDPLMKFAVESCTPSARSYYGGCLPR; encoded by the exons ATGCCACCCCTTCTCAATTGTGAGTGTAGCTTTGAGAAGAAAGAGCTTAGAGAGATGGAGATGGATATGTACAGATGTGTGGAATGTGGGTTTCGGATCAAAACACTGTTCGTGCAGTACTCACCTGGAAACATCCGACTCATGAAATGC TTGTTGACAGATGTCTTTCTTGGCAATCTTTTGTTTCTTGGTACTTTTCTTCTTGCAACAAAGATATTTCTGAGCAAATCAGCTGGAAGCCTAAG GATTAAAGATATTTTGCTTGCAATCTTGATTTCAAGTTACCTCAAGATGTTTCTTATCGTCATGATG GTCTGGGAGTTTCCATCTTCTGTGATTTTCATCACTGATCTATTTGTTTTATCATCCAACACAGTGGCAGTAAAAG TGATGACTGAATCAGCTATGAGTAGATGCATAGGAGCCTGCTTCAGTGCACATGCTGTTAAGATTTTCACCACTCAG GAAGGACtggcaaaaataaaagaagttcTTG ATACTGTGATGAATATTTATATGAAGACTATGACTGAAGATGATGACAAGGAAGTTGTCGCTCAAGCTTGTATGAGCATAGCTGATATCATCAAGGAATATGGATACGTGGCCATTGAGCAAT ATGTGCCTCGGCTTGTTGATGCTACTTTGGTATTGCTCCGAGAAGAATCTTGTTGTCAGCAAGAAGAATCTGACGGtgacattgatgatgatgataccAAACATGATGAAGAGCTTATGGATGCAGTTTCTGATCTTCTTCCTGCATTTGCCAGGTCCATGGGTTCTCATTTTGCACCTATCTTTGCAAAGTTATTCGATCCTTTAATGAAATTTGCGGTAG AGAGCTGCACGCCCTCTGCAAGATCGTACTATGGTGGTTGCTTGCCTCGCTGA
- the LOC115980941 gene encoding uncharacterized protein LOC115980941, whose translation MEALGRMLDKAVHEGRMSGFSVGNLEGRSKAVSHLLFADDTLIFCEADLDQILILRMILIWFEAVSSLKINLGKSELVPVGVVNHIDLFLVVLGCKQGSLPMKYLGLPLGAKFKDKTIWNPILEKMERRLAGWKRLYLSKGGIRKIRLFNEALLGKWLWRFGIEEDALWRQVIEIKYGCMWGGWCTRAVIGPYGVGLWKNIHQGWPSFSHHILYDIGDGSRVKFWQDWWCGETSLAVRYSDLFRFCKNKDASVAELMMSTNGVRFWDVRFVRGVHARDLEAMSDFLETIYGSSIRGLGEDKMCWIPSKVKGFLNLVAAIPLLSFLTQP comes from the exons ATGGAAGCTCTTGGAAGAATGTTAGATAAAGCTGTTCATGAAGGTCGCATGTCGGGTTTCAGTGTGGGTAACTTGGAGGGAAGATCCAAGGCGGTGTCTCATCTCCTTTTTGCGGATGACACTCTAATCTTTTGTGAGGCTGATTTAGATCAAATTTTGATTCTTCGTATGATTCTTATCTGGTTTGAGGCGGTGTCAAGCCTAAAGATTAACCTAGGCAAGTCAGAATTGGTTCCAGTTGGGGTAGTCAATCATATAGACCTTTTCTTGGTTGTTCTTGGCTGCAAGCAGGGCTCTCTCCCAATgaaatatcttggtcttcctttGGGTGCTAAATTCAAGGATAAGACTATTTGGAATCCAATTCTGGAGAAAATGGAGAGGAGATTGGCGGGTTGGAAACGCTTATATTTAtccaagggag GGATAAGGAAGATTAGACTCTTCAATGAAGCTTTGCTTGGGAAGTGGCTTTGGAGATTCGGGATTGAGGAAGATGCCCTTTGGAGGCAAGTGATAGAGATAAAATATGGATGTATGTGGGGGGGCTGGTGTACCAGAGCTGTGATTGGCCCTTATGGTGTtggtttatggaaaaatatCCATCAGGGATGGCCTTCCTTCTCTCACCATATTCTATATGATATTGGTGATgggtctagagtgaagttttggcagGATTGGTGGTGTGGAGAGACTTCTCTTGCTGTTAGATATTCGGACTTGTTCAGATTTTGCAAGAATAAGGATGCCAGTGTGGCTGAGCTTATGATGTCCACCAATGGTGTCCGCTTTTGGGATGTGAGATTCgttaggggtgtgcatgctcGGGATCTAGAGGCTATGTCTGATTTCTTGGAAACCATTTATGGTTCTTCTATAAGGGGGCTAGGTGAGGATAAAATGTGTTGGATTCCTAGCAAAGTTAAGGGTTTCTTG